The proteins below are encoded in one region of Paenibacillus sp.:
- a CDS encoding extracellular solute-binding protein — translation MKKKTVLTTILAASMTIAACGTASNDSSADEGKITITLKHGYRSENIGKYSEETGVLTMLQKFREDYPDIEVVEEQVAFEEYGLKAQTLAASNDLPDVFQLPGSYMSNFVKNGMLAELNEDLDKRPEWRDGYRKGTFDRATYDGSIYGIPMAAGPTHIIFYNSKMFAEVGYSEFPATWEELRDASEKLKAKGILPFAFANKDKGYALDMWFSVLADRFAGPEWTKSIVEGTGAKYTDPEFVSALTLLSDMAKAEYFNKDLNSIDGDAMHRYFYEGKAAAFVDGIWDVNNQVTNAPKDVLDATKVAVFPSVAGGKGNPKSSSGGAGVYYSVSSSVEPGPKRDAIMTLLQYLTGDGSAKIMASVGGFPAYDPGEFDESKLHRLAVDTYGAANAAPASRIFGLWFEASVNDVLKTGLQDLLIGARTPEQVAEETQEEYEFYLENKDN, via the coding sequence ATGAAAAAGAAGACGGTCCTTACCACCATTCTCGCCGCGTCGATGACGATCGCGGCGTGCGGCACGGCGTCGAACGATTCGAGCGCGGACGAAGGAAAAATTACGATCACGCTCAAGCACGGCTATCGTTCCGAAAATATCGGCAAATATTCCGAGGAAACCGGCGTGCTGACGATGCTTCAAAAGTTCAGAGAAGATTACCCCGACATCGAGGTCGTCGAAGAGCAAGTCGCGTTCGAGGAATACGGCCTTAAAGCGCAGACGCTCGCCGCTTCGAACGACTTGCCGGACGTATTCCAGCTGCCGGGTTCGTATATGAGCAATTTCGTTAAGAACGGCATGCTGGCCGAGCTGAACGAAGACTTGGACAAGCGCCCCGAGTGGCGCGACGGGTATCGCAAGGGAACGTTCGACAGAGCGACCTACGACGGAAGCATTTACGGCATCCCGATGGCCGCCGGACCGACCCATATCATTTTCTATAACAGCAAAATGTTCGCCGAAGTCGGCTACTCCGAATTCCCGGCGACATGGGAGGAACTGCGGGACGCAAGCGAAAAGTTAAAGGCGAAAGGCATTCTCCCGTTCGCGTTCGCGAACAAAGACAAAGGCTACGCCTTGGATATGTGGTTTTCCGTGCTTGCCGACCGGTTCGCCGGCCCGGAGTGGACGAAATCGATCGTGGAAGGGACGGGGGCGAAATACACCGACCCCGAGTTCGTGAGCGCCTTGACGCTGCTGTCCGATATGGCAAAGGCCGAGTACTTTAATAAGGATTTGAATTCTATCGACGGCGACGCAATGCACCGGTATTTCTACGAAGGCAAGGCGGCGGCGTTCGTCGACGGCATCTGGGACGTCAATAACCAGGTGACGAACGCTCCGAAGGACGTCCTCGACGCGACGAAGGTGGCCGTCTTCCCAAGCGTCGCAGGCGGCAAAGGAAATCCGAAAAGTTCGTCCGGCGGCGCTGGCGTCTACTACAGCGTAAGCAGCAGCGTGGAGCCCGGCCCGAAGCGGGACGCCATCATGACGCTTCTTCAATACTTGACCGGCGACGGCAGCGCGAAAATTATGGCGAGCGTAGGCGGCTTTCCGGCGTACGACCCGGGCGAATTCGACGAATCGAAGCTGCATAGGCTTGCCGTGGACACCTACGGCGCGGCGAACGCGGCGCCGGCGTCCCGAATTTTCGGACTGTGGTTCGAGGCGTCCGTCAACGACGTCTTGAAAACGGGGCTGCAGGACCTCTTGATCGGGGCGAGAACGCCGGAGCAGGTCGCGGAAGAAACGCAGGAAGAGTACGAGTTTTACTTGGAAAACAAAGACAACTAA